Proteins encoded in a region of the Streptomyces sp. NBC_01298 genome:
- a CDS encoding cytochrome P450, with protein MGVATTPAYDRRASASLFSRLRTARGQADPFPIYTELLARGEVVPAPWGGFAVTGFAACDQVLRSRQWLEPDKEWRERQGAGTRWNAPSSREMGNTLAALNPPDHTKVRRAAGTFDRGTVERIGHTVKRTADQLLDAFTERIRTGEADFSELVCEELPVATIGEWLGLPRADWPRLRELTHDQVFTQELLPSASQLALSDAATAELRTYFMDLVRDRRARPGDDPVTRWIQTWDAIEPDRDKADEAVYHLVLFVLLAALETTATLLSTMTLRLVESPDRWARVAGNPDLVPGFVEETLRYDPPTHVISRIASQDSVLGGFEIRRDEMVHLMIGAAHRDPARHKDPDLFDPERPTDHLAFSGGIHYCLGAPLARIEAQTLLRQLVLRLPRLTLVRPPSMAPRVAFRRLLNLDVAVA; from the coding sequence ATGGGCGTTGCCACAACTCCGGCGTACGACCGCCGGGCGTCCGCCTCCCTCTTCTCCCGTCTGCGGACGGCAAGAGGGCAGGCCGACCCCTTCCCCATCTACACGGAACTCCTCGCACGCGGCGAGGTGGTGCCCGCCCCCTGGGGCGGCTTCGCCGTGACCGGCTTCGCCGCCTGCGACCAGGTCCTGCGCAGCCGTCAATGGCTGGAGCCCGACAAGGAATGGCGCGAGCGCCAGGGGGCGGGTACGCGGTGGAACGCGCCCTCCTCGCGCGAGATGGGCAACACGCTCGCCGCGCTGAACCCCCCGGACCACACCAAGGTGCGGCGGGCGGCGGGCACGTTCGACCGGGGCACCGTGGAGCGCATCGGCCATACCGTGAAGCGGACCGCGGATCAGCTCCTCGACGCGTTCACGGAGCGAATACGCACCGGCGAGGCCGACTTCTCCGAACTCGTCTGCGAGGAGCTGCCGGTGGCCACCATAGGCGAATGGCTCGGGCTGCCCCGGGCGGACTGGCCCAGGCTCCGCGAGTTGACGCACGATCAGGTCTTCACCCAGGAGCTGCTGCCGTCGGCCAGCCAACTGGCGCTGTCCGACGCGGCCACGGCCGAACTGCGCACCTACTTCATGGACCTGGTCCGCGATCGGCGGGCCCGTCCCGGGGACGATCCCGTCACCCGGTGGATCCAGACGTGGGACGCGATCGAGCCCGACCGGGACAAGGCCGACGAGGCCGTCTACCACCTGGTGTTGTTCGTCCTGCTGGCAGCGCTGGAAACCACCGCGACCTTACTGTCCACGATGACGCTCCGGCTCGTGGAGAGCCCGGACCGCTGGGCCAGGGTCGCCGGCAACCCGGATCTCGTGCCCGGGTTCGTCGAGGAGACGCTCCGCTACGACCCGCCCACCCACGTGATCAGCAGGATCGCATCGCAGGACTCCGTGCTGGGAGGCTTCGAGATCCGGCGCGACGAGATGGTCCACCTCATGATCGGCGCGGCGCACCGGGACCCGGCCAGGCACAAGGACCCGGACCTCTTCGATCCCGAACGCCCCACCGACCACCTCGCGTTCAGCGGCGGCATCCACTACTGCCTCGGCGCGCCGCTGGCCCGCATCGAAGCCCAGACGCTGCTCCGGCAACTGGTCCTGCGCCTCCCCCGCCTCACCCTCGTACGCCCCCCGTCGATGGCGCCCCGTGTGGCGTTCCGGCGACTCCTGAACCTGGACGTAGCAGTCGCATGA
- a CDS encoding roadblock/LC7 domain-containing protein, with translation MTADLSWMLEDIVHNVPRARHAVLLSADGLPRGATEGLAEKDVRTISAAMAGMQSLSRATAHFAGTQEDRRWNQTIIEFAHGWSFLIGAGQGSYLAAAAAPDVDMQQISFRMHRLVARLGTNLTSPPRVNTEDAGGPRGGVPRQQGPGDSGFVLGELDRVMSEVKGARHAVLLGSDGLPRGATHGMSRDLADTISAAMTGIHAYSRVTSQFAGAVEDPEWRQTVIEFQHGWIFLMAAGPDAFLAAAAEHDCDIEQFTTRLHEVVPRLTAPARATVASAPGKGTSHA, from the coding sequence ATGACCGCAGACCTCTCGTGGATGCTCGAGGACATCGTGCACAACGTGCCCCGCGCACGGCACGCCGTCCTGCTGTCGGCCGACGGGCTTCCTCGCGGCGCGACCGAAGGCCTGGCCGAGAAGGACGTGCGCACCATCTCGGCGGCCATGGCCGGGATGCAGTCGCTCAGCCGGGCAACGGCCCACTTCGCCGGCACGCAGGAGGACCGGCGGTGGAACCAGACCATCATCGAGTTCGCGCACGGCTGGAGCTTCCTGATCGGGGCGGGGCAAGGTTCCTACCTCGCCGCCGCGGCCGCGCCCGATGTGGACATGCAGCAGATCTCCTTCCGCATGCACCGCCTCGTCGCCCGGCTGGGCACCAACCTCACCTCGCCGCCGCGGGTGAACACCGAGGACGCCGGAGGTCCGCGCGGGGGCGTTCCCCGGCAGCAGGGCCCCGGTGACTCGGGTTTCGTCCTGGGTGAGCTCGACCGGGTGATGTCCGAGGTCAAGGGCGCCCGCCACGCCGTACTGCTGGGGTCGGACGGCCTTCCCCGCGGGGCGACCCACGGGATGAGCCGCGACCTCGCGGACACGATCTCCGCGGCCATGACGGGCATCCACGCCTACAGCCGGGTCACCTCCCAGTTCGCCGGGGCCGTCGAGGATCCGGAGTGGCGCCAGACGGTCATCGAGTTCCAGCACGGCTGGATCTTCCTGATGGCGGCCGGCCCCGACGCCTTCCTCGCCGCGGCCGCCGAACACGACTGCGACATCGAGCAGTTCACCACGCGTCTGCACGAGGTGGTGCCCCGGCTGACGGCCCCGGCCAGGGCGACGGTCGCATCGGCACCGGGGAAGGGGACAAGCCATGCCTGA
- a CDS encoding cytochrome P450 translates to MQQPRDPHEIPPGCPAHGNVQMYGPSFGADPDGHYAQLRSYGPSAPVDIAPDVQVELVTSYDAALYVLQNPASFVRDSRRWNALAEGRVPADSPALPMMGYRPNALFSDGASHARLRRAVTDSLATVNEHQLIRQTQQSAHYLISQFSTDVRGHAELMAEYAQPLPLLVFSELFGCPPEIGDRVIAGISGIFEGTPGADEVLGGALTELIALKRRRPTDDLTTRLMEHPAELSDEEVLHQLVTLLSGGTAPLTAAIGTSSALYLGEEWQLALPVEDAVSQTLWNYAPISNYAAHYPTHDVEIGGRVIRANDPILVSFAAANTDPKLTEHREQLSAKAHLAFGAGPHACPAKDPAFMIAVTAVETLLNQLHDVELRVPFKSLTWAPSPWSRSLVTLPIRFTPKAAAQGAGSTASAGTSWPAGSNLGQAPQQQPHSASSTQSGPAGSHPGAGPQQPKGGLFSRFLAWTRGE, encoded by the coding sequence ATGCAACAGCCACGTGACCCGCACGAGATACCTCCCGGCTGCCCCGCGCACGGGAACGTCCAGATGTACGGCCCCTCGTTCGGAGCCGATCCGGACGGCCATTACGCGCAGCTGCGTTCCTACGGTCCCAGCGCGCCCGTGGACATCGCCCCCGACGTACAGGTCGAGCTCGTCACGAGCTACGACGCCGCGCTGTACGTCCTGCAGAACCCCGCGTCCTTCGTACGGGATTCCCGGCGCTGGAACGCACTGGCCGAAGGCCGCGTCCCGGCCGACAGCCCGGCCCTGCCGATGATGGGCTACCGCCCCAACGCGCTCTTCAGCGACGGCGCGTCGCACGCCCGGCTGCGGCGGGCCGTGACGGACAGCCTCGCCACCGTCAACGAGCACCAGCTCATCCGGCAGACGCAGCAGTCGGCCCACTACCTGATCAGCCAGTTCAGCACCGACGTCCGCGGCCACGCCGAGCTGATGGCCGAGTACGCCCAGCCGCTGCCGCTGCTGGTCTTCAGCGAGCTCTTCGGCTGCCCGCCCGAGATCGGTGACCGCGTGATCGCCGGCATCAGCGGCATCTTCGAGGGCACCCCCGGTGCCGACGAGGTGCTCGGCGGTGCGCTCACGGAGCTGATCGCCCTCAAGCGGCGGCGCCCGACGGACGATCTGACGACGCGCCTGATGGAGCACCCGGCCGAGCTGAGCGACGAGGAGGTGCTGCACCAGCTGGTCACCCTGCTCTCGGGCGGCACGGCGCCGCTGACCGCGGCCATCGGCACCAGCAGCGCCCTGTACCTCGGCGAGGAATGGCAGCTCGCCCTCCCCGTCGAGGACGCGGTCTCCCAGACCCTGTGGAACTACGCCCCCATCTCCAACTACGCGGCGCACTACCCGACCCACGACGTGGAGATCGGCGGCAGGGTGATCCGGGCGAACGACCCGATCCTCGTCTCGTTCGCCGCGGCCAACACCGACCCGAAGCTGACCGAACACCGGGAACAGCTGAGCGCGAAGGCGCACTTGGCCTTCGGGGCGGGCCCGCACGCCTGCCCCGCCAAGGACCCCGCTTTCATGATCGCCGTGACGGCCGTCGAGACGCTGCTCAACCAGCTGCACGACGTCGAACTGCGCGTTCCCTTCAAGTCGCTCACCTGGGCGCCCAGTCCGTGGAGCCGCTCGCTGGTCACCCTCCCGATCCGCTTCACCCCGAAGGCCGCTGCCCAGGGAGCCGGATCGACCGCGTCCGCCGGGACCTCCTGGCCGGCGGGGTCGAACCTGGGCCAGGCACCCCAACAGCAGCCGCACTCAGCCTCGTCCACTCAGTCCGGACCCGCGGGTTCACACCCCGGAGCCGGACCGCAGCAGCCCAAGGGCGGCCTGTTCAGCCGCTTCCTGGCATGGACCAGAGGCGAATGA
- a CDS encoding enoyl-CoA hydratase/isomerase family protein, whose translation MTDPTPIPAPRPAAIPAQAHAPVHALVRTAPKAILAEQDGPVLHVRLNPWGQDDTLDAAVLDDLIALLDELHERPDVRILTLSSSGTDFCLGADRGEYQEAMAADPSGVGLRRIADKAHRLCQALENTHAVTIARLHGRVIGAGLALAAFCDLRAGADTSRFRMPEVGIGLPPAWGGAMGRLVSEVGASRIRELMLTCDVFDADTAHRVGLLHRTAPLEQLDKVIDSWTRPLVRRSPEALVLTKRMLAGYARADRTADVSLLDSHLLAASLHQHARG comes from the coding sequence ATGACCGACCCGACCCCCATCCCCGCTCCCCGCCCCGCCGCGATCCCCGCACAGGCACACGCACCCGTACACGCACTCGTCCGGACCGCACCCAAGGCGATACTCGCCGAACAGGACGGCCCCGTCCTGCACGTCCGCCTCAATCCCTGGGGGCAGGACGACACATTGGACGCCGCGGTCCTCGACGATCTCATCGCCCTGCTCGACGAGCTCCACGAGAGACCCGACGTCCGGATCCTGACGCTGTCGTCATCGGGTACGGACTTCTGCCTGGGTGCCGACCGGGGCGAGTACCAGGAGGCCATGGCCGCCGATCCCTCCGGGGTGGGCCTGCGGCGCATCGCCGACAAGGCCCACCGCCTGTGCCAGGCCCTGGAGAACACCCACGCGGTCACCATCGCCCGGCTGCACGGGCGGGTCATCGGCGCGGGCCTCGCCCTCGCGGCCTTCTGCGATCTGCGGGCCGGCGCCGACACCAGCCGCTTCCGCATGCCGGAGGTCGGCATCGGGCTGCCGCCCGCGTGGGGCGGGGCGATGGGGCGCCTGGTCTCCGAGGTCGGCGCCTCCAGGATCCGCGAACTCATGCTCACCTGCGACGTCTTCGACGCCGACACCGCGCACCGCGTGGGTCTGCTGCACCGGACCGCGCCGCTGGAGCAGCTGGACAAGGTGATCGATTCCTGGACGAGACCCCTCGTCCGGCGCTCGCCCGAGGCGCTCGTCCTGACCAAGCGGATGCTGGCCGGCTACGCACGGGCGGACAGGACGGCGGACGTCTCCCTGCTCGACTCCCACCTGCTGGCCGCCTCGCTCCACCAGCACGCGAGGGGCTGA
- a CDS encoding HEAT repeat domain-containing protein produces the protein MTLPMPLPADTSFRDAVRRADVGLPAGLLDARHCSPAVLGILVRHEDPRLRYLGLVLLAERVGSDRTGGEREMAEFAGLLPASVGGTPEEALVLARLHERLGPYLRGAGRGGPGRRNPGLPAWRTADLPVRVRIAWLRAELLNEPTVIRKEPRGELLYQAVRETTATAAHRPERLVNELLDSGDPVLQADALRLTREGLHAGLLAPVRVRAHVISLLGAGSAEVVTAALDELAQPWAALEPLASGPLAPFLAADSVITRPGAAAAALRAAAHHGHDGLLWQVVDDPDLPPVLRRRAMELLGELADRGDIGVLTAVAARDPLLFAGSAVACLRGLHRRGHFPDVPHVPAVVGLALADHSVAPHEVATILFTCRHETLRVLADTDAGDPTWPRRLALLVALAGQGAGQLPIGEAIARVLPSAPAPAPFLDAIRALRHADAEDAVITLLPSAPAAALDALEAIGGHRTATALRQGLGLAGKAGGGEAGGGEAGRGETAGGEAGRGETGGGEIAPHLRAVRNRALEVLWHLTDDPARRQALLVRLDPADLPTRVAADLGGPDERELALLSSHLDPDLPVAALCRLAAHGGAGTLPVIADLLLRVVADLAASREPGAAAPVPDTGSPAGEPVVPQEVLDAVHDLGRRLHLRGRIRPVCLLDAANPREAGHALVATMALDLLDRPGLSGGEQTILLELLLRAPYESTRARVHRLLRHRDRHVRKHVIALLAREAGGDDAQALSATLIALTAAQDIQTVRQALLALGHARARWASTAIAARLGHPNMNVRKTAARVLVGSGTPAAVPALLLQLGHQDNPGLRGSLVEALRAILGDAYPATVLAAAEQSGDGGRVRELLLAGLDRTLSARSVLALDGQGSRVAPTLLALVASGRVGLASGKVEDLAAAMTGHGITPPGVPRPAEDAGADRDAEALAAEGWRAPVALRLAARRELPRPTRLRELRPQLPDWLRLAASHPAERVGVLRLALGLCPAPWTTGELSEFARSAGVLLDGLAEAPTAGRRDLLAVLEAVAPTLPTIEKLAVAEAVRALPAAPSDRPATLTLLRALGAVLVRADLEQALDAARLAAHPGQAESAVLREAFAAPQSPAATAQAEAEAWRAALDAAVRTPGALEEFRGLCRQRDGVATAAAVDAADGADGAAVVDAAYGVPGSRDRLAALIDAHATAGPGVRAALIDWMTEMQPLDAPPWTLTETARAGARSDARAQAPRPRTVRVDDLDQPRSTALRERLLAMLRASAPDRRHTAALALLKWPEPEGVLPVLRAFLRGRVDVPVGAGLARALSVLDESELRADGVLRDRAALVMSELDPSELEPLVPLLLEWWEHDSASGGSAVGRALHSVPADVLAEHLGARLDAGAWGFLDLLGGRSLLRTPALTRTCRRLRAEGRDDLADTLRLVEGPLRRPDTVRQDAADLAALRERDPAAPAGASEPPSRQELLELARTGDPVRIRHALTRLAEEHDGADADRDPDLRELIGALLRHPKPKVRLHAHRTSRAVLDRQTYLHHTSVLLDDPQPDLVRTAIRTLCHAGWTPAVPAVTGLLEHPHPVVRRAAAEGLVGMGAPAVPALRRAAVHARPDRRSLYADVLERITAGQAV, from the coding sequence ATGACGCTGCCGATGCCGCTGCCGGCGGACACATCCTTCCGCGATGCCGTACGCCGAGCCGACGTCGGCCTGCCGGCCGGCCTTCTCGACGCGCGGCACTGTTCGCCGGCCGTCCTCGGGATCCTCGTCCGGCACGAGGATCCCCGCCTGCGGTACCTGGGGCTGGTCCTGCTGGCCGAGCGCGTCGGGTCGGACCGTACGGGCGGTGAGCGGGAGATGGCCGAGTTCGCGGGGCTGCTGCCCGCGTCCGTGGGGGGAACGCCGGAGGAGGCGCTCGTCCTGGCCCGGCTCCACGAACGGCTGGGACCGTACCTCCGGGGGGCGGGCCGCGGCGGCCCGGGCCGCCGCAATCCGGGCCTGCCCGCGTGGCGGACGGCCGATCTGCCCGTACGGGTGCGGATCGCGTGGCTGCGCGCCGAGCTCCTGAACGAGCCGACGGTGATCCGGAAGGAACCCCGGGGCGAACTGCTGTACCAAGCCGTGCGGGAAACGACCGCCACCGCGGCGCACCGGCCCGAGCGGCTCGTGAACGAACTGCTGGACAGCGGCGACCCGGTGCTGCAGGCCGATGCGCTGCGGCTGACCCGGGAGGGGCTGCACGCCGGCCTGCTGGCCCCCGTACGGGTCCGCGCCCACGTGATCAGCCTGCTCGGCGCCGGCAGCGCCGAGGTCGTGACGGCCGCACTGGATGAACTCGCGCAGCCCTGGGCGGCGTTGGAGCCCCTGGCGTCGGGGCCGCTGGCGCCGTTCCTCGCCGCCGATTCGGTGATCACGCGGCCCGGCGCGGCCGCCGCCGCACTCAGGGCCGCGGCCCACCACGGGCACGACGGCCTGCTGTGGCAGGTCGTCGACGATCCGGACCTGCCGCCGGTTCTTCGCCGGCGCGCGATGGAACTGCTCGGTGAACTGGCCGACCGCGGTGACATCGGCGTGTTGACCGCCGTCGCCGCCCGGGACCCGCTGCTGTTCGCGGGGTCGGCCGTGGCCTGCCTGCGCGGCCTCCACCGGCGCGGGCACTTCCCGGACGTTCCGCACGTCCCGGCCGTCGTCGGCCTGGCGCTGGCCGATCACTCGGTCGCGCCCCACGAGGTCGCGACGATCCTGTTCACCTGCCGGCACGAGACGCTCCGCGTCCTGGCGGACACGGACGCCGGCGACCCGACCTGGCCGCGAAGGCTCGCGCTGCTGGTGGCCCTGGCCGGGCAGGGGGCGGGGCAGCTCCCGATCGGCGAGGCGATCGCACGGGTCCTCCCCTCGGCCCCCGCACCGGCACCCTTCCTCGACGCCATCCGTGCGCTGCGTCACGCGGACGCCGAGGACGCCGTGATCACCCTCCTGCCCTCGGCGCCCGCGGCGGCCCTGGACGCGCTGGAGGCCATCGGCGGGCACCGGACCGCGACGGCGCTGAGGCAAGGGCTCGGTCTCGCCGGGAAGGCGGGCGGAGGAGAGGCGGGCGGGGGAGAGGCGGGCCGGGGAGAGACGGCCGGGGGAGAGGCGGGCCGGGGAGAGACGGGCGGGGGAGAGATCGCGCCGCATCTCCGCGCCGTGCGCAACCGTGCCCTTGAGGTGCTGTGGCACCTGACCGACGATCCGGCGCGGCGGCAAGCCCTCCTCGTCCGGCTCGATCCCGCCGATCTCCCCACGCGCGTCGCCGCGGATCTCGGTGGGCCGGACGAGCGGGAACTGGCGCTCCTGAGTTCCCATCTGGACCCGGACCTGCCGGTGGCGGCGCTGTGCCGGCTGGCCGCCCACGGCGGCGCCGGCACGCTGCCGGTGATCGCGGACCTGCTCCTGCGCGTCGTGGCCGACCTGGCGGCATCCCGGGAGCCGGGCGCGGCCGCCCCCGTACCCGACACCGGCTCGCCGGCCGGGGAGCCGGTGGTACCGCAGGAGGTCCTGGACGCCGTACACGACCTGGGACGGCGGCTCCACCTGCGGGGACGGATCAGGCCGGTCTGCCTGCTCGACGCGGCGAACCCGCGAGAGGCCGGGCACGCACTCGTCGCGACCATGGCGCTGGACCTGCTGGACCGCCCAGGCCTGTCGGGCGGCGAGCAGACGATCCTGCTCGAACTCCTCCTCAGGGCTCCCTACGAGAGCACCCGTGCGCGGGTCCACCGCCTGCTGCGCCACCGCGACCGACACGTGCGCAAGCACGTGATCGCGCTGCTCGCCCGCGAGGCGGGCGGGGACGACGCGCAGGCCTTGTCGGCGACGCTGATCGCGCTGACCGCCGCCCAGGACATCCAGACCGTACGGCAGGCGCTGCTCGCCCTCGGTCACGCGCGGGCCCGCTGGGCCTCCACCGCGATCGCCGCCCGGCTCGGCCATCCGAACATGAACGTCAGGAAGACCGCCGCCCGGGTGCTGGTCGGCTCGGGCACACCCGCGGCCGTGCCGGCGTTGCTCCTCCAGCTCGGCCACCAGGACAATCCGGGCCTGCGCGGCAGCCTCGTCGAGGCGCTGCGCGCCATCCTCGGGGACGCGTACCCGGCCACGGTCCTCGCCGCCGCCGAACAGAGCGGGGACGGCGGCCGGGTGCGCGAACTGCTGTTGGCGGGCCTCGACCGTACGCTGTCCGCGCGCTCGGTCCTCGCACTGGACGGCCAGGGGTCACGGGTGGCGCCGACCCTGCTCGCCCTGGTGGCGTCCGGACGGGTCGGCCTCGCCTCCGGGAAGGTCGAGGACCTGGCCGCGGCCATGACCGGACACGGGATCACCCCGCCCGGCGTACCGCGGCCGGCCGAGGACGCCGGAGCGGACCGCGACGCCGAGGCGCTGGCGGCGGAGGGCTGGCGGGCTCCGGTCGCGCTCCGCCTCGCCGCGCGGCGCGAGCTGCCCCGTCCCACCCGGCTGCGGGAGCTCCGGCCCCAACTGCCGGACTGGCTGCGCCTGGCCGCCTCCCACCCCGCCGAACGGGTCGGCGTCCTGCGGCTCGCCCTCGGGCTCTGCCCCGCACCGTGGACGACCGGGGAACTGTCGGAGTTCGCCCGGTCTGCCGGGGTCCTGCTCGACGGGCTCGCCGAGGCCCCGACGGCGGGCCGGCGCGACCTCCTGGCGGTACTCGAAGCGGTCGCACCGACCCTGCCGACGATCGAGAAGCTCGCCGTCGCGGAGGCGGTACGCGCCCTGCCCGCCGCCCCCTCGGACCGCCCGGCCACCCTGACGCTGCTCCGCGCCCTCGGCGCCGTGCTGGTCCGCGCCGACCTCGAACAGGCCCTGGATGCGGCCCGGTTGGCCGCCCATCCGGGGCAGGCCGAGAGCGCCGTACTCAGGGAGGCGTTCGCCGCCCCGCAGTCGCCCGCCGCCACCGCGCAGGCCGAAGCCGAGGCGTGGCGAGCCGCGCTGGACGCCGCGGTCCGCACGCCGGGAGCCCTGGAGGAGTTCCGCGGGCTCTGCCGACAGCGGGACGGCGTGGCTACCGCGGCCGCCGTGGACGCAGCGGACGGAGCGGACGGAGCGGCTGTCGTGGATGCCGCGTACGGCGTCCCGGGCTCCCGGGACCGCCTGGCCGCGCTGATCGATGCCCACGCCACGGCCGGCCCAGGGGTCCGCGCCGCCCTCATCGACTGGATGACGGAGATGCAGCCCCTCGACGCACCACCCTGGACGCTCACCGAGACCGCCCGTGCCGGCGCCCGCTCCGACGCCCGCGCGCAGGCGCCGCGACCGCGGACCGTGCGCGTCGACGACCTCGACCAGCCCCGCTCCACCGCCCTGCGGGAACGCCTGCTGGCCATGTTGCGGGCATCCGCACCGGACCGCAGGCACACCGCGGCCCTCGCGCTCCTGAAGTGGCCCGAGCCCGAGGGCGTGCTTCCCGTGCTCCGCGCGTTCCTGCGGGGCCGCGTCGACGTACCCGTCGGCGCGGGCCTGGCCCGCGCGCTGAGCGTGCTCGACGAGAGCGAACTGCGCGCGGACGGCGTCCTGCGCGACCGGGCCGCCCTCGTGATGAGCGAGCTCGACCCGTCGGAACTGGAGCCGCTGGTACCGCTGTTGCTGGAATGGTGGGAGCACGACTCCGCGTCCGGCGGCTCCGCGGTCGGGCGGGCCCTGCACAGCGTCCCGGCCGACGTGCTGGCGGAGCACCTCGGGGCCCGCCTCGACGCCGGCGCCTGGGGGTTCCTCGACCTGCTCGGCGGGCGTTCCCTCCTGCGCACCCCCGCGCTGACGCGGACCTGCCGGCGGCTGCGCGCCGAAGGACGCGACGACCTCGCGGACACCCTGCGCCTCGTGGAGGGTCCGCTGCGCCGGCCGGACACCGTGCGGCAGGACGCCGCCGACCTGGCCGCGCTCCGCGAGCGCGACCCGGCGGCCCCGGCAGGGGCATCGGAGCCCCCGTCCCGCCAGGAGCTGCTGGAGCTGGCCCGTACGGGCGACCCCGTACGGATACGCCACGCGCTCACCCGGCTGGCCGAGGAACACGACGGGGCGGACGCGGACCGGGACCCCGACCTGCGGGAGCTGATCGGCGCGCTGCTGCGGCACCCGAAGCCCAAGGTCCGGCTGCACGCCCACCGCACCTCGCGGGCCGTGCTGGACCGTCAGACCTACCTCCACCACACCTCGGTCCTGCTGGACGACCCCCAGCCGGACCTGGTGCGCACGGCGATCCGGACGCTCTGCCACGCGGGCTGGACACCCGCCGTCCCTGCGGTGACGGGCCTCCTGGAGCACCCCCATCCCGTCGTGCGCAGGGCCGCGGCCGAGGGACTCGTCGGCATGGGCGCTCCGGCGGTTCCGGCCCTCAGGCGTGCCGCCGTACACGCCCGTCCGGACCGGCGGTCCCTCTACGCGGACGTCCTCGAACGGATCACGGCCGGCCAGGCCGTCTGA
- a CDS encoding GTP-binding protein → MYLDPDVSHAVKILIVGHFGVGKTTCIGSLSEIEPLRTEEEITEASVGFDDLSGTPDKTTTTVAMDFGRLTLSDTLVLYLFGTPGQERFKEMWEELSRGALGALVLVDPERLHESFPILDLVERFGLTYAIAVNHFEGTTHYPLEEVHEALNLSPETPVVECDVRDENSSARALITLVKHLMSQLG, encoded by the coding sequence GTGTACCTGGATCCAGATGTCTCCCACGCGGTGAAGATCCTCATCGTGGGGCATTTCGGGGTCGGCAAGACCACCTGCATCGGCAGTCTCTCCGAGATCGAGCCCTTGCGGACCGAGGAAGAGATCACCGAAGCCAGCGTGGGTTTCGATGACCTGTCGGGCACGCCCGACAAGACGACCACCACCGTCGCCATGGACTTCGGCCGGCTCACCCTGAGCGACACCCTGGTGCTCTACCTCTTCGGCACGCCGGGCCAGGAGCGCTTCAAGGAGATGTGGGAGGAACTCTCCCGGGGCGCCCTGGGGGCGCTGGTCCTCGTCGACCCGGAGCGACTGCACGAGTCCTTCCCCATCCTGGACCTCGTCGAACGCTTCGGCCTGACCTACGCCATCGCCGTGAACCACTTCGAGGGCACCACGCACTACCCGCTCGAAGAGGTGCACGAGGCCCTGAACCTCTCCCCCGAGACCCCTGTCGTCGAGTGCGACGTACGGGACGAGAACTCCTCCGCGCGGGCCCTCATCACCCTCGTGAAACACCTCATGTCCCAACTCGGCTAG
- a CDS encoding DUF742 domain-containing protein yields MPDGLDRDEELELTAPLVPLFVITNGRALPPDHEYEHTTLVTAAAERGQVAARTLSPEAARVMDLVANGFLSVAEVAGHTHLPLGVVRILLAQLEEDELILARTPIPRAERVDRELVSAVLEGLKNRFGA; encoded by the coding sequence ATGCCTGATGGTCTCGACCGGGACGAAGAGCTGGAACTGACCGCCCCATTAGTCCCCCTCTTCGTGATCACGAACGGACGGGCGCTGCCCCCGGACCACGAGTACGAGCACACGACGCTCGTGACCGCGGCGGCGGAGCGCGGACAGGTGGCGGCGCGCACGCTGTCCCCGGAAGCGGCGCGGGTCATGGACCTGGTCGCGAACGGCTTCCTGTCCGTGGCCGAGGTGGCGGGGCACACGCACCTGCCCCTGGGCGTGGTCCGCATCCTGCTGGCGCAGCTGGAGGAGGACGAGCTCATCCTCGCGAGGACACCGATCCCGCGCGCCGAACGTGTCGACAGAGAGCTGGTCAGCGCCGTGCTCGAAGGCCTGAAGAATCGATTCGGAGCGTAA